CGGGGTGATGCAGCGGAGCAGGGCCACGCCGCCGCCGGGGACGATCCCCTCTTCCACCGCGGCGCGGGTCGCATGCATGGCGTCCTCGACGCGGGCCTTCTTCTCCTTCAACTCGGTCTCGGTCGCGGCCCCGACCTTGATCACGGCCACGCCGCCGACCAGCTTCGCCAGCCGTTCCTGCAGCTTCTCGCGGTCGTAGTCGGAGGTGGTCTCATCGATCTGCACGCGTAGCTGCTTGACGCGCCCCTCGATGTCGGCGTGCTTGCCGGCGCCCTCGATGATGGTGGTGTTGTCCTTGTCGATCGTGATCTTCTTGGCGCGGCCCAGGTCTTCAAGGCGGACGTTCTCGAGCTTGATCCCGAGGTCTTCGCTGATCACCTTGCCGCCGGTGAGGATGGCGATGTCTTCGAGCATCGCCTTGCGGCGGTCGCCGAATCCGGGGGCCTTGACGGCGACGACGCTCAGCGTGCCGCGCAGCTTGTTGACCACCAGGGTCGCCAGCGCTTCGCCCTCAACATCCTCGGCGATGATGAGGAGCGGGCGCCCGCTCTTGGCCACCTGCTCGAGCAGGGGGAGCAGGTCCTTCATGGAGCTGACCTTCTTCTCGTTCAGGAGGATGAGGCAGTCGGCCAACTCGGCTTCCATCCTCTCCGGGTCGGTCACGAAATAGGGGGAGAGGTAGCCGCGGTCGAACTGCATCCCTTCCACCACTTCCAGGGAGGTCTCGATCGATTTGGCCTCTTCCACGGTGATGACGCCGTCCTTGCCCACCTTCTTCATCGCCTCGGCGATGATGCCGCCGATGGTCTTGTCGTTGTTGGCGGAAACGGTCCCTACCTGGGAGATCATCTCGCCCTTGACCGGCTTGCTCAGCTTTTTGAGCTCTTCGATCGCCGCGGCCACGGCGGTCTCGATCCCGCGCTTGATCGCCATCGGGTTGGCGCCGGCGGCCACGTTTTTCACGCCTTCACGGAAGATGGCCTGAGCCAGCACCGTCGCCGTCGTGGTCCCGTCGCCGGCGACGTCCGACGTCTTCGAGGCCACTTCGCGCACCATCTGGGCGCCCATGTTTTCCATCGAGTCCTTCAGTTCGATCTCCTTGGCGACGGTGACGCCGTCCTTGGTGATGGTCGGGGAGCCGAACTTCTTGTCCAGCACCACGTTGCGCCCCTTGGGGCCCAGCGTGATCTTTACGGCGTTCGCCAGCTGGTTGACGCCGCGCAGAATCGCCTGGCGGGATTCCTCGCCGTGAATGATTTCCTTAGCCATAGTCTCCTACTCCTTATGTATTTGTATTGCTTTGGGTTATGCGAGAACCGCGAGGATTTCGTCTTCCCGCATGATGACGTATTCCTGGTCGTCGATCTTGATTTCCGTCCCGGAGTACTTTCCGAAGAGGATCCGGTCGCCGGCCTTGACGTCCATGGCCGCGCGCTTGCCGTCATCCATCATCTTGCCCGGTCCGGCCGCAATCACCTCGCCCTCCATCGGCTTTTCCTTGGCGGTATCGGGGATGATGATACCCCCCTTGACCGTTTCCTTCTCTTCCATCCGCTTTACCAGAACCCGATCGTGCAAAGGTCTCACATTCATCTTGGTGTCTCCTCTCCAAATAGTTGCATTTATAAAGACTTGCCTATTGCTTACCGGCTGGCCCCGCCGTTAGCACTCCCTCGCGGCGAGTGCTAACAGTATAAGAGGGATTTTCGGCTTGTCAATCTGGAGGCCGGAATTATGTGCCCATTCCAAAAAAAAACATAGGCGGGACCCGGCACGGCCGAACTGGCACGGCGAATTTGGTGATATAATACGTATGTCTGTTAAACATAATATACGTGCAGCGGGTGAAGGAGATGGCGGTCAAACTAACACTGGCCCTGGACGAGGCGGTGATCCAAAAAGCCAAGCGATATGCCAGCAGACAGAACATCAGCCTTTCAAAGCTGGTGGAGTTCTACTTCTCGTCGCTCGCCTCCGACGACGTATCCGGCCGGCACGGCATGCCCCCGATCACCGCCGGGCTCGCCGGCATGGTGAGGGTGGAGGCACCGGGGGAAGACATGGACCTGGTGGCTGAATCGGTCAGCGAAAAATATCTATGAAGGCGCGGATATTCATCGACACCGACGTTTTTCTGGACACCATTCTCGACCGGAAGCCGCATGCGGTTTACTCAAACCGGATTCTGGCCCTGTGCGAGCAAAACCAGGTCGAGGGATTCACCTCGAGCCTCGTCATCGCCAACATCTACTATATCCTCAAAAAGCTGTCGAAACACGAGAGGGCGCTCCTGGCCATCCAGCGGATCGGTTCCATCATCCGGATCCTGCCCTTCACCCAACGAGAAATCGGGGAATCCGCGAGCGCCGGTTTTCCCGACTTCGAGGACGGGGTCGAGCATTTCATCGCGGTCAATAACGGCCTGGACAGCATCATCACACGCAATGTCCGGGATTTCCGCAAGGCCTCCCTGGGCGTGCTCACGCCGCGGGAATTCCTGCAGTCATTCGTGTGTCGCGACGGGGAGGGGCAAACTTAACCGAATCTTAACACTCTCCTTATAAAGGCTTAACGAAGGTAATGTAAATATCTACCAGAATTGAGTTTAGGAGGGCAGATGAAGATATCGGGATGGTTGGGTGTGCTGGGAGCGGCTGTCGCCCTTGCGGGCTGCGGCGGGGGCGGGTCGGCCGCCAGGACGGTCACCATCAAGGGCTCGGACACGATGGTGATCCTGGGGCAGCGGTGGGCCGAGACCTACATGAAGGAGCACCCGGAGGAGCGGATCCAGGTCACGGGGGGCGGGTCGGGGACGGGGATCGCCGCCCTGATCAACGGCGGGACCGACATCTGCGAGGCCTCCCGCCCCATGAAGGAGAAGGAAAAGGAGATGGTGCGCAAGCGCCACGGTCGGGAGGTGGTCGAGATCCCGGTGGCCCTGGACGGCATCGCGATCTATGTCCCCGAGTCCTCGCCGGTGGAGGCGCTGACCCTGGGGCAGCTGAAGGCGATCTACACCGGCAGGATCCGCAACTGGAGCGAGGTGGGGGGCCCCGACCGCAGGATCGTCGTCTACAGCCGCGAGAACAACTCCGGCACCTACGTCTTCTTCAAGGAGCACGTGCTCGATAACGAGGACTTCGGGCGGGAGGTCCAGACGCTCCCCGGCACCGCCGCCGTGGTCAACGCCGTCAGCAAGGACCCCGCCTCGATCGGCTACGGCGGGATCGCCTACGCCTCGGGAATCCGGCCCGTCGCCGTCAAGGCGGACGAGGCGGCCGGCGGGGTGCTCCCCTCGATCGAAACGGTGGAGCGGGGGACCTATCCCCTGTCGCGCCAGCTCTTCTTCTACACGGTCGGCGCCCCGCAGGGGACCACCAAACAGTTCATCGACTGGGTGCTGACGCCGGAGGGGCAGGAAATCTGCGAAAAGGTGGGGTACTACCCCCTGGTCTGGAAATAGGCCGATGCGCGACCGAAGAAGCGGCTGCCGGACGATGCATGCGGCGGGACGATCGGGGGCGTGGGGCGACCGGGTGGCCAGGGTTCTGATCACCGGGAGCGCGATGCTGGCGATCGTGTCGCTGATTCTGATCTTTATCTTCATCGGCAAGGAGGCGCTCCCGATCTTCACCTCGGCCGAAATCCAGGAGGAGGCCAACATAGGCAACCTCTTCCTGCCCCAGTCGGCCGGCGGGGGGGCCGGGGAGGAGTACACCTGGCAGCCGGTCTCGGAACTTCCCAAGTACTCGCTCCTGCCGCTGCTGGCCGGGACGCTGAAGGTGACCATCATCGCCTCGCTGATCGCCATCCCGCTCGCGGTCCTGGCCGCCCTCTACACCGCGGAGTTCGCCCCGGCCTGGGCGCGCGAGACGGTCAAGCCCGCCATCGAGCTCCTGGCCGGGATCCCGAGCGTGGTGGTCGGCTTCTTCTGCCTGATGGTGCTGGCCGACTGGCTGCAGGGGGCGTTCGGGTGGACC
This DNA window, taken from Acidobacteriota bacterium, encodes the following:
- the groL gene encoding chaperonin GroEL (60 kDa chaperone family; promotes refolding of misfolded polypeptides especially under stressful conditions; forms two stacked rings of heptamers to form a barrel-shaped 14mer; ends can be capped by GroES; misfolded proteins enter the barrel where they are refolded when GroES binds), whose translation is MAKEIIHGEESRQAILRGVNQLANAVKITLGPKGRNVVLDKKFGSPTITKDGVTVAKEIELKDSMENMGAQMVREVASKTSDVAGDGTTTATVLAQAIFREGVKNVAAGANPMAIKRGIETAVAAAIEELKKLSKPVKGEMISQVGTVSANNDKTIGGIIAEAMKKVGKDGVITVEEAKSIETSLEVVEGMQFDRGYLSPYFVTDPERMEAELADCLILLNEKKVSSMKDLLPLLEQVAKSGRPLLIIAEDVEGEALATLVVNKLRGTLSVVAVKAPGFGDRRKAMLEDIAILTGGKVISEDLGIKLENVRLEDLGRAKKITIDKDNTTIIEGAGKHADIEGRVKQLRVQIDETTSDYDREKLQERLAKLVGGVAVIKVGAATETELKEKKARVEDAMHATRAAVEEGIVPGGGVALLRCITPLEKLKLADDEQVGVNIVRRSLEEPLRMIAFNAGLEGAVVVEKVRANAEANFGFNADTEQYEDLVKSGVIDPTKVTRTALQNASSIAALLLTTEALVSEIKEEEKAPAMPPGGGMGGMGGMY
- a CDS encoding co-chaperone GroES; its protein translation is MNVRPLHDRVLVKRMEEKETVKGGIIIPDTAKEKPMEGEVIAAGPGKMMDDGKRAAMDVKAGDRILFGKYSGTEIKIDDQEYVIMREDEILAVLA
- a CDS encoding antitoxin → MAVKLTLALDEAVIQKAKRYASRQNISLSKLVEFYFSSLASDDVSGRHGMPPITAGLAGMVRVEAPGEDMDLVAESVSEKYL
- a CDS encoding PIN domain-containing protein, with protein sequence MKARIFIDTDVFLDTILDRKPHAVYSNRILALCEQNQVEGFTSSLVIANIYYILKKLSKHERALLAIQRIGSIIRILPFTQREIGESASAGFPDFEDGVEHFIAVNNGLDSIITRNVRDFRKASLGVLTPREFLQSFVCRDGEGQT
- a CDS encoding phosphate ABC transporter substrate-binding protein codes for the protein MKISGWLGVLGAAVALAGCGGGGSAARTVTIKGSDTMVILGQRWAETYMKEHPEERIQVTGGGSGTGIAALINGGTDICEASRPMKEKEKEMVRKRHGREVVEIPVALDGIAIYVPESSPVEALTLGQLKAIYTGRIRNWSEVGGPDRRIVVYSRENNSGTYVFFKEHVLDNEDFGREVQTLPGTAAVVNAVSKDPASIGYGGIAYASGIRPVAVKADEAAGGVLPSIETVERGTYPLSRQLFFYTVGAPQGTTKQFIDWVLTPEGQEICEKVGYYPLVWK
- the pstC gene encoding phosphate ABC transporter permease subunit PstC, with the protein product MRDRRSGCRTMHAAGRSGAWGDRVARVLITGSAMLAIVSLILIFIFIGKEALPIFTSAEIQEEANIGNLFLPQSAGGGAGEEYTWQPVSELPKYSLLPLLAGTLKVTIIASLIAIPLAVLAALYTAEFAPAWARETVKPAIELLAGIPSVVVGFFCLMVLADWLQGAFGWTFRLNAMTAGIGLSLAVIPIVYTVCEDAFSSVPQAYRDGSVAMGASSWQTASRVVLPAAMPGVLAACVLGFGRAIGETMIVLMASGNAAILSWLPTDSIRTFSATIAAELGEVVVGSPHYHVLFFIGAFLFVITFAINLLGHWWVGRLQKKLQGAS